A window of Pseudomonas putida genomic DNA:
CCTGGTCGAGCGCGAGCCGAACTATTCGTTCGTTACCGCCCGCCTGCTGATGGACACCCTGCGCGCCGAAGGCCTGGGCTTCCTGAACGTGGCCGAGAGCGCCACCCACCACGAAATGGCCGACCTGTACGCCAAGGCCCTGCCAGCCTATGTCGACAAAGGCGTCGAGTTCGAGCTGCTGGACCCGGCTCTGAAAGGCTACGACCTGGACCGCCTGGGCAAGGCCATCGACCACGAGCGTGACCAGCAATTCACCTACCTGGGCCTGCAGACCCTGTACGACCGCTACTTCATCCACAAGGATGGCGTACGCTTCGAGCTGCCACAGGTATTCTTCATGCGTGTGGCCATGGGCCTGGCGCTGGAAGAGAAAGACAAGGAAGCCCGTGCGATCGAGTTCTACAACCTGTTGTCGTCCTTCGACTACATGGCCTCGACCCCGACCCTGTTCAACGCCGGTACCCTGCGCCCGCAGCTGTCCAGCTGCTACCTGACCACCGTGCCGGACGACCTGTCGGGCATCTACCACGCGATCCACGACAACGCCATGCTGTCGAAATTCGCCGGTGGCCTGGGCAACGACTGGACCCCGGTGCGTGCACTGGGCTCCTACATCAAGGGCACCAACGGCAAATCCCAGGGCGTGGTGCCGTTCCTGAAAGTGGTCAACGACACCGCCGTTGCCGTGAACCAGGGTGGCAAGCGCAAGGGCGCCGTGTGTGCCTACCTGGAAACCTGGCACCTGGACATCGAAGAATTCATCGAGCTGCGCAAGAACACCGGTGATGACCGTCGTCGTACCCACGACATGAACACCGCCAACTGGATCCCTGACCTGTTCATGAAGCGTGTCTTCGATGACGGCAAGTGGACCCTGTTCTCGCCTTCGGAAGTGCCAGACCTGCACGACCTGACCGGCAAGGCCTTCGAAGAACGCTACGAGTACTACGAAGCCCTGACCGAGTACAACAAGATCAAGGTGTTCAAGACCATCCAGGCCAAAGACCTGTGGCGCAAGATGCTGTCGATGCTGTTCGAGACCGGCCACCCGTGGCTGACCTTCAAGGACCCGTGCAACCTGCGTTCGCCGCAGCAGCACGTGGGCGTGGTCCACAGCTCGAACCTGTGCACCGAGATCACCCTGAACACCAACAAGGACGAGATCGCGGTCTGCAACCTGGGCTCGATCAACCTGCCGAACCACATCGTCGACGGCAAGCTGGACACCGCCAAGCTGCAACGCACCGTGAACACCGCCGTGCGCATGCTCGACAACGTGATCGACATCAACTACTACTCGGTGCCGCAGGCGCGTAACTCGAACTTCAAGCACCGCCCGGTCGGCCTGGGCATCATGGGCTTCCAGGATGCGCTGTACCTGCAGCACATTCCGTACGGTTCCGATGCCGCCGTCGAATTCGCCGACAAGTCGATGGAAGCGGTCAGCTTCTACGCCATCCAGGCGTCCTGTGACCTGGCCGACGAGCGTGGTGCGTACGAGACCTTCCAGGGCTCGCTGTGGTCCAAGGGCATCCTGCCGCTGGATTCGCAACAGATCCTGATCGAGGCCCGTGGCGCCAAGTACATCGACGTCAACCTGGAAGAGTCCCTGGACTGGGCCCCGGTGCGCGAGCGCGTCAAGAAAGGTATTCGCAACTCGAACATCATGGCCATCGCGCCGACCGCGACCATCGCCAACATCACCGGCGTTTCGCAGTCGATCGAGCCGACCTACCAGAACCTGTACGTGAAATCGAACCTGTCGGGCGAGTTCACCGTGATCAACCCGTACCTGGTCCGCGACCTGAAGGCCCGTGGCCTGTGGGACTCGGTGATGATCAACGACCTGAAGTACTACGACGGTTCGGTGCAGCAGATCGAGCGTATCCCGCAAGAGCTGAAGGACCTGTACGCCACCGCGTTCGAAGTCGAGACCAAGTGGATCGTCGATGCCGCCTCGCGTCGCCAGAAGTGGATCGACCAGGCCCAGTCGCTGAACCTGTACATCGCCGGCGCCTCGGGCAAGAAGCTGGACGTGACCTACCGCATGGCCTGGTACCGTGGTCTGAAGACCACCTACTACCTCCGTGCCCTGGCCGCGACCAGCACCGAGAAGTCGACCATCAACACCGGCAAGCTCAACGCCGTTTCCAGTGGTGGCGACAGCGCCCCGGTCCAGGCAGCGGGCCCTGCACCAGTGCCGAAGGCCTGCGCGATCGACGAGCCTGACTGCGAAGCCTGCCAGTAAGGCCTGAGTGCCGCGCAGGGTGCCCATGGGTGCCCTGCGCGGCATTTTTGTATCTGCGCCCCGGAGAAACCTTGCCCTTTGCCCACTGTTCGCGCAGCTCGGTAAAAGGACAGGACCTCTCAAAAAAGGACGTAAGCCCATGGCGCGGAAAAAACTGGCAACTCGCAAGATCGGTCGCAATGCGGAAACCGGCCGCTTCACCTCGGTCGAAGAAGCACGCAGGCATCCCAAGACACACATTGTCGAAACGCTGCACCACTCACGCAGCTAGTGGTTGCCTGGCCTGGGCTCATCGCCGGCAAGCCGGCTCCCACGGTGCTAATCGCCCTCCGGCGTGACGCGGTATCTGTGGGAGCTGGCTTGCCGGCTATGAGGCCAGGCCGGGCAACACAAAACCTCGCGAAAACACCATATGGTGTGCCTGAAATTTAAACTGGCACAACATATAGGTTGACGCTAAACTCTTCCCCCGTAGAAAACTACACAGGATTTCGTGAACGGACGCACGTCAGACCGGTCGAAAAAGTTACCCTCGCCCGCCAGACACGCGCCCCGATCGAAGGCGAATTCCGGTATACTTCGCCCCCTCTGAAAAGGGCACCTATCAATTGTCCCTGGCCCCTCACGAAGGCCTGGCCAGGTACAAGCCAGAACACACCAGATGTAAACGAGAGTCAGCCTCTCGAGCTGTCCATTCGCCGTTACGGCCTTGCGTCAGGCATCACATTCTTAAAATCCAACCGGTTGCCCCAGGGCGACCCTCAAGCAGGAGCCAAACCATGCTGAGCTGGGACGAATTCGACAAGGAAGACGGCGAAGTAGCCGCCAAAGGCAACACCCCTGCGCAGGCTGCTGCCGCCGCTACCCTCGACAAGCTCGACAGCGCCGGTGGTGCCGCCGCCCTGGAAGCCCGTGCCGCCACCGCCGACGACTCCGACGCGGTCAAGCGTGCCAAGGCTGCCCTGAACGACCTCGACATCGCCGAAGGCCTGGCCGAGCTGGAAGGCTCCGGCGCCCGCGTGCGTGTTGACGAAAAGCGCATGATCAACTGCCGCGCCGACCTCAACCAGCTGGTACCGTTCAAGTACGACTGGGCGTGGCAGAAGTACCTGGACGGCTGCGCCAACCACTGGATGCCGCAAGAGGTCAACATGACCGCCGACATCGCCCTGTGGAAGAGCATGGACGGCCTGACCGAAGACGAGCGCCGCATCGTCATGCGCAACCTCGGCTTCTTCTCCACCGCCGACTCGCTGGTCGCCAACAACCTGGCCCTGGCCGTGTACCGCCTGATCACCAACCCGGAGTGCCGCCAGTACATCCTGCGCCAGGCCTTCGAGGAGGCGATCCACACCCACGCCTACCAGTACTGCATCGAGTCGCTGGGCATGGATGAAGGCGAGATCTTCAACATGTACCACGAGATCCCGTCGGTCGCGAAGAAAGCCGCCTGGGGGCTGAAGTACACCCGCGCCATCTCCGACCCGGAATTCAACACCGGCACCGTCGAAACCGACAAGGAGCTGCTGCGCAACCTGATCGCCTACTACTGCGTACTGGAAGGCATCTTCTTCTACTGCGGCTTCACCCAGATCCTGTCCATGGGCCGCCGCAACAAGATGACCGGCGTGGCCGAGCAGTTCCAGTACATCCTGCGTGACGAGTCGATGCACCTGAACTTCGGTATCGACGTGATCAACCAGATCAAGATCGAGAACCCGCACCTGTGGGACGCGGCGATGAAGGAAGAAGCGACCCAGATGATCCTGCAAGGGACCCAGCTGGAGATCGAATATGCCCGTGACACCATGCCACGCGGCGTGCTGGGCATGAACGCAGCGATGATGGAGGACTACCTCAAGTTCATCGCCAACCGTCGCCTGACCCAGATTGGCCTGAAGGAAGAGTACCCAGGGACTACCAACCCGTTCCCGTGGATGAGCGAGATCATGGACTTGAAGAAAGAGAAGAACTTCTTCGAGACGCGAGTGATCGAGTATCAGACTGGTGGGGCATTGAGCTGGGATTGATCATCCAGGCTGAGCATCGAGAAGGCTGCCAATTGGCAGCCTTTTTTATTGGCAGGGAAAAAGCCGAACAGGAAGCTTCCTGCACGGTTTTCATTATTACTTTTGCTCTGCGCCCACGAACCCGACCGGCTGAGCGGTGTGTTGGCCTGGGCGGCCCTCTTCGCGGGTGAACCCGCTCCCACAGGTACTGCGCTGGCTTCTAGTTCACGCTGCACCTGTGGGAGCGGCCGTGGCCGCGAACACCGGCGCAGCCGGTGCCATGCACTGCGCGGCGCGCATTCATGCAGAAGTCTCGCTACACCAGCAAAAATGCTACTTGGCAGCTTTCGCCGCCTGCCGGTTGGTCTTGCGAATGTCCCGGTAGCCCACCAAACGTACGCGCATTTCCCGGTAGCGCTGGGTGTTGATGACCAGCAAGGCCAGCAGCCCGAACAGTAAAACCGAGACGTAGCCGCCCATGTGCGGCCGGTAAGCGTAGCTCGGCAGCGCGGCCAACACGGCCAACCCGTTCAGGCCGACCAGCCCCCGCAGGCCCCAGGCGTATCCACGCACCAGCGCGATATGCGAAGCGGCGCTCACCGCCCATGCCAGCGCCAGTGCCAGCACCGACAGCGACCGGTCCGGACTACGCAGATAGGTGGAGAACACCAGTGACACACAGCCGCCGATGGCAAAGCAGGACAGCAGAAATTCGGCGATGAAAACGCCGAAATAGCGGGTAAGAAATCTTTGCAGTTCCTGCCCCTTTTGAAACTTCGATCCATTCATATGAGTAAGCGCTGTCATCCTTGAAAGCCGTGGTGCGCAGGTAGCTTACCTTGACAACCAGAAATGAATAAACCATAAAAAGCCGACTTCCAAGTGCCTGTCAGCGCGATATCACTTCGGCACTTTATGTAAGTTTCGCACCTGTGCGCGTTAGCAACTCCGCACAGGCACACGCCCTCACCCAGGGCCGATAGGAGATCGAAATCTGGTGAATGAATCGCCGTTGCTCTCGCTGTTCCCGCAGGCCAGTTCCGGGGAACTGAAATGAATCGTGTGTCCAAAACCCTGCCGACGCTGCTGGCTGCAATCGCTCTGAATGCAGGCGCGCAGGCGCCTGCCCCGTCATCGAATGCAGGGCCTGAAGTTACCCTTGCCGGGCACAAGCTTGCACTAGTGAACCACGAAGGTCGTTGCGCACTGCGCAGCTCCGATGCATCACTGCTACAGCTCGAAATGCCCTGGCCCTGCCAATTCAGCCCGGAACGGGATGGAGGCAAGCCTCGCGTGGAACAGTTCAATGGTGTGCAGATCATCATTGTCAGCCATGTGCAGCCAGCCCCGTCGCTGTCCGGGCGTTGCGATAGCCAGTACCAGGCTGTTCGCCAGATGGGCAACCGCCTCGAGCCTTCCATCCTGGCACGTGGCGCCAGTTGCTCGATCGGCCCCATGGACCAGAAGAACTTCGTAGGGCTGTTCGAGTGGTAAACGAAATCGCTGACTACCCGTCACTACGCCAGGTCGTCCGCCAGTGCAAAGGGGGGTTCCAGCCATGAAGAAAATCCTCTTGTCCCGACACGATCGCGGCTTCGGCCAGGTCGGTGGCGCGGCTTTGCTCAAGGACCTCTCCTTGTGGCCGACAAACCCGGAAACCGGCATGTTGATGACGCCCATCCTGACCCTGAGCGAGCGTTTCCAACCGGCCACGTTCGTCCCGCCAGGCATGGCGATCACGGTTTTCCTCGCCGTCGACCAATATCAGGATGGCAGTTTCAGCCGCCCCCTCCAGCGTCGCTATACGGTCAATCAACAGGCGGAGCTGCAAGACGTCATCAGCAGCGGCTTTGCCCGGGTCATTCTGCATGAACTCGCCAACCAGCCACTGGAACCTGGCAATCCCCCCTTGCTGCTGGAGCGAGCATTCATCGATTTTGAAGAGATGACCGACGAGGAGCATGACGAGGAACATCATGACGAGGACAGCGGGATCGGCCTGAGCAAGCCCAGCGGCAGGCCCTGCTGGCTGCAGGACCCGATTTACGAACCAGCGCGCTACATGTTCATGATGCAACTGGTAGATGCAGATGTGGCCGAAGCCAGCCCTCAGCATGTTGGGCTGTTCGGCGAAGGTATCGGCTATCTGTTCGTGGACATGCAGGCGCGCCGTGGCAAGCAAGGCGACGACGCCGGTTTCTTCTTCATTCAGTTCACCTAAACCATGAAAATTGTATTTACCGAAAAAGACAAAGGCCTCGGTCAGCTAGGTGGCAGCGTACGCATGGACGACCCAGGCCTGTGGCCTTTGGCACCCGACACCCAGGAGCCGATGACGCCTCTGTGTACGGTCACGGAAAACTTCCTGCCAGCTAAAATCTTCCCGCCCGGCATGGCTGCCACGGTATTCATCACCGCTCGAAAGCAGCGTGCCGGCGGCTTCAAACAGTCTGTCGTCAGCCGCTACTCACTTCATGAGCAAGCGGAGCTACCCGGTATCCAGAAGGGTTATGCGCGGTTCATTCTCCACCGGCTGTGCGAGGAGGAGTTACCAGCCCCGCCTGAAACGCTCTTGCTGGAGCGCCGTTATATCGACTTCGAGCCGATGACCGAAGAGGAATTCGCCGAAGAGCACGCTGACGAAGACTCCGGTCTGGGCATCAGCAAGCAACTCGGTCGAGCCGCCTGGATGCAAGATCCCATCTATGTTCCAAACCGGTACTTGCTCCTTTTGCAACTGACCGACTACGAAATCAGCCGCTGGGCTCCCCAGCAGGAAGGGATCTTCCTGGATGGCATCGGTTACATCTATCTGGACAAGCAAGCCCGGCGGAAAAACCAAGGCGACGAAGCCGGGTTCTTTTTCGTTCAGTACGCCTGAATGAAGTACCGATTTCAAACCCCTGTATCTCGCCCCTACAAGAACGGCAAGGGCTGAGGAGGCTCACCTGAAAATCTATCACCTGGACAACGCGCCAACACCCTGGGGCGACTGGGGCGCGGCTCTGGTCCAGGGTCTGATCGCCTGGGATGAAAACACCGACATGGACAGCATCAACCGCGCCGGGCCATACACGCCGGCTGCGTATATCCGTTCGGGTTCACTGGTGCTCACCCAGCCGGTCAAGGCAGCCCTGGAAAAAAGCGGTCTGAAGGGCATTAGTCGTTATGAGCACCTGGAGAAAACCCACATCGTGCACCTTGACTGGCTGCACTGGGACACCAGCAAGCCCATTACCGAATACCTGGACCTGGAGGGCGGGCCGGCTTCGATCATCGAGTCCCTGCCGCATGACCCGGAGCTTGCCAGACACATGCCGGAGTATTGGCAAGCATTCGTCATGGGCAAACTCAACCTGCTCAAGGACCCACAGCAAGAACCTGCTGACCTCGGCCTGTACCTCAAGGTGCTCAAGGCCGACGAGCAAGCCGATTTTTTCAAAGGTGATGTCTATCGAGGGTACTTTCTTAGCGAGCGAGCCAAAGCGTGGTTGGAGCAGCAATGCCCAGGTTGCTTTACATTCACCCTGCTCCGTTGAGCAGTTCAGTTGACAGGCCCTGAGCGCCTGCGCGGATAAGGCGTCACAGGCAGTCGAATCTTCACTCGTTGCGGGAAGGCAAGGCGGTTTCGGATCTTTTCAAACAGGCGGGATAAGAGAGGCCTCGCCCACGCCGACAAGGGGGTACGGCACAACGAGGTGCCGGGACTGGACATGCCAGTCTACGTGGTCGAGGGCGAGGCCAGTACTGAAAATAGCTGAGGGCAGTGATACTGTCCACTTCAATCCAGCTGCTGGGCCCGCAAATCCTGCGCCAGCATGTCGATAAAGGCCCTGACCTTGGACGAGCCGTATTTGCTCTCCCGGTGCAAGACATGAATCGGCCAGGGCGCCTCTTCATACTCGGCCAGGATCACCTGCAACTGCCCGCTGGCCAGTTCATCCGCCACCTGATACGACAGCAGGCGGGCAATCCCCAGTCCGCCGCTAGCGGCCGCTATGGCCCCGTCATTGCTGGTCACCGTCAGGCGGGGTTTCATGCGCACCAGGGTCGGCTCATCGGTCACCCCGAAGCGCCAGCCGGCTCGCGGCGACAGGTTGGGCGTGCCGATCACCACATGGCCCGCGAGGTCCGACGGGTGCTTCGGCACGCCATGACGCGCCAGGTAGCCAGGGGATGCACACAACATGCGCCGCACCCTGCCGACCCGTAGCGCTTTCAGGCCAGAGTCGGGCAAGGGACCGATGCGTACGGCCACGTCCATGCCCTCCTCGACCATGTTCACGATGCGATCGAGGAAGTAGGCGGAAACGTCAACCTCGGGGTACTGCTGCAGGTAGCGGACGATGCACGGCATGACGTACTTCTTGCCAAACAGGATCGGCGCGGTGACGGCCAGGTCGCCTTTGGGTGTGGCGTTGATGCCGGCAGCCGCTTCGTTGGCCTCGTGAATACTGGCGAGAATAAGCCGGGTGTCTTCCAGGTAGCGGCCACCGGCTTCGGTCAGGCGCACGCTGCGGGTGGTGCGCAGCAGCAACTTGACCCCAAGCTGCTCTTCCAGGGCGCTTACCGCGCGAGTGACTGCGGCCGGGGAGATGTCCAGACGGCGGGCAGCGGCGGCGAAGCTTTCCAGTTCGCCTACGGCGACGAACACCTTCATCAGGTGGATCTGGTCCATGCGGGCTCCTGGGTTTGTGAGGTGCCGGGATTATCTTTCATCTGGGCATTTTGTGGTTTTGCCAATACCGGCCCTTTCGCGGGCTTGCCCGCGAAAGGGCCGGGACTACCTTACAGATCCAGCACCAACGCCT
This region includes:
- a CDS encoding LysR family transcriptional regulator, whose amino-acid sequence is MDQIHLMKVFVAVGELESFAAAARRLDISPAAVTRAVSALEEQLGVKLLLRTTRSVRLTEAGGRYLEDTRLILASIHEANEAAAGINATPKGDLAVTAPILFGKKYVMPCIVRYLQQYPEVDVSAYFLDRIVNMVEEGMDVAVRIGPLPDSGLKALRVGRVRRMLCASPGYLARHGVPKHPSDLAGHVVIGTPNLSPRAGWRFGVTDEPTLVRMKPRLTVTSNDGAIAAASGGLGIARLLSYQVADELASGQLQVILAEYEEAPWPIHVLHRESKYGSSKVRAFIDMLAQDLRAQQLD
- a CDS encoding ribonucleoside-diphosphate reductase subunit alpha, whose amino-acid sequence is MQTDTTRENPQAKVPQAADSNQDLAATAPGQLRVIKRNGTVVPYTDDKITVAITKAFLAVEGGTAAASSRIHDTVARLTEQVTATFKRRMPSGGTIHIEEIQDQVELALMRAGEQKVARDYVIYREQRAKERATRVNSESVVEPHPTIRITLADGSLAPLDMARLNTIISEACEGLAEVDGDLIQRDTLKNLYDGVAIKDVNTALVMTARTLVEREPNYSFVTARLLMDTLRAEGLGFLNVAESATHHEMADLYAKALPAYVDKGVEFELLDPALKGYDLDRLGKAIDHERDQQFTYLGLQTLYDRYFIHKDGVRFELPQVFFMRVAMGLALEEKDKEARAIEFYNLLSSFDYMASTPTLFNAGTLRPQLSSCYLTTVPDDLSGIYHAIHDNAMLSKFAGGLGNDWTPVRALGSYIKGTNGKSQGVVPFLKVVNDTAVAVNQGGKRKGAVCAYLETWHLDIEEFIELRKNTGDDRRRTHDMNTANWIPDLFMKRVFDDGKWTLFSPSEVPDLHDLTGKAFEERYEYYEALTEYNKIKVFKTIQAKDLWRKMLSMLFETGHPWLTFKDPCNLRSPQQHVGVVHSSNLCTEITLNTNKDEIAVCNLGSINLPNHIVDGKLDTAKLQRTVNTAVRMLDNVIDINYYSVPQARNSNFKHRPVGLGIMGFQDALYLQHIPYGSDAAVEFADKSMEAVSFYAIQASCDLADERGAYETFQGSLWSKGILPLDSQQILIEARGAKYIDVNLEESLDWAPVRERVKKGIRNSNIMAIAPTATIANITGVSQSIEPTYQNLYVKSNLSGEFTVINPYLVRDLKARGLWDSVMINDLKYYDGSVQQIERIPQELKDLYATAFEVETKWIVDAASRRQKWIDQAQSLNLYIAGASGKKLDVTYRMAWYRGLKTTYYLRALAATSTEKSTINTGKLNAVSSGGDSAPVQAAGPAPVPKACAIDEPDCEACQ
- a CDS encoding ribonucleotide-diphosphate reductase subunit beta: MLSWDEFDKEDGEVAAKGNTPAQAAAAATLDKLDSAGGAAALEARAATADDSDAVKRAKAALNDLDIAEGLAELEGSGARVRVDEKRMINCRADLNQLVPFKYDWAWQKYLDGCANHWMPQEVNMTADIALWKSMDGLTEDERRIVMRNLGFFSTADSLVANNLALAVYRLITNPECRQYILRQAFEEAIHTHAYQYCIESLGMDEGEIFNMYHEIPSVAKKAAWGLKYTRAISDPEFNTGTVETDKELLRNLIAYYCVLEGIFFYCGFTQILSMGRRNKMTGVAEQFQYILRDESMHLNFGIDVINQIKIENPHLWDAAMKEEATQMILQGTQLEIEYARDTMPRGVLGMNAAMMEDYLKFIANRRLTQIGLKEEYPGTTNPFPWMSEIMDLKKEKNFFETRVIEYQTGGALSWD